In a single window of the Bacillus clarus genome:
- a CDS encoding MFS transporter produces the protein MKRVLGVFFIMMFMIGTDTFLISPLLPTLQNVYHVSTEISGWMVSSYALGYAVFALIAGPISDRLNRKKVMIVGMFFFAMSTFLCGIAPGFWWMLTFRFLAGVSAAFVSPQVWASIPLLMEKDQIVKSIGVATAGLSLAQVLGLPIGAYLATIHYTTPFYFIGIISALLIILIYVVMPEIRPVHTGDSKEPILERYEQLLRDSKVSLSYFAYFVFQTGNFAAFSFFGVWLTAQFGLQVNEVGTAMLILGLGNLTGNILGPKLVKKIGYNFAFYGGILFAAGLYVILPHLQNMIFVELFFFVLFFITGILFVLMMGYLQNMSSVARGTGASLANASMYIGQMIGAAVAGILFATFHSFILVGCFTASLYIIALFLFRKSEKLIKGKEKGIAS, from the coding sequence ATGAAAAGAGTACTAGGCGTATTCTTTATAATGATGTTTATGATTGGTACAGATACTTTCTTAATTTCACCACTTTTGCCGACATTACAAAATGTGTATCATGTTTCAACGGAAATTTCCGGATGGATGGTGAGCTCATATGCCTTAGGGTATGCAGTATTTGCACTTATTGCTGGCCCTATTTCAGATAGATTGAATAGGAAAAAGGTAATGATAGTAGGGATGTTTTTTTTTGCAATGAGTACGTTTTTGTGCGGAATTGCACCAGGTTTTTGGTGGATGCTTACTTTTCGTTTTTTGGCAGGTGTAAGTGCAGCCTTTGTGTCCCCGCAAGTGTGGGCATCTATTCCGCTTCTTATGGAGAAGGATCAAATCGTAAAATCAATTGGGGTTGCAACAGCTGGATTATCATTAGCTCAAGTACTTGGACTACCGATTGGCGCATATTTAGCAACGATACACTACACAACACCATTCTATTTCATTGGCATAATTTCAGCATTACTTATTATTCTTATTTATGTTGTAATGCCAGAGATACGACCAGTTCACACTGGGGATAGTAAAGAACCAATCTTAGAACGCTATGAACAATTACTCAGAGATTCAAAGGTTTCGCTCTCATATTTTGCATATTTCGTTTTTCAGACGGGTAATTTTGCAGCATTTTCGTTTTTTGGAGTATGGCTTACAGCCCAATTTGGATTACAAGTGAATGAAGTAGGAACTGCAATGCTCATACTTGGTCTAGGAAATTTAACGGGTAATATATTAGGGCCTAAACTTGTAAAAAAAATAGGATATAATTTTGCTTTTTATGGTGGGATTTTGTTTGCAGCGGGTTTATATGTAATATTGCCACATTTACAAAACATGATATTTGTTGAGTTGTTCTTTTTTGTGTTATTTTTTATAACAGGAATTTTGTTTGTGTTAATGATGGGGTATTTACAAAACATGTCTAGTGTAGCGAGGGGAACAGGCGCTTCCCTTGCTAATGCTTCTATGTATATTGGACAAATGATTGGAGCGGCAGTAGCTGGAATACTATTTGCTACTTTTCATAGTTTTATATTAGTAGGGTGTTTTACAGCATCACTATATATAATTGCTCTATTTCTGTTTAGAAAAAGTGAAAAGCTTATAAAGGGAAAGGAAAAGGGGATCGCATCATAA
- a CDS encoding DUF4257 domain-containing protein, translated as MEMYQWLTAVLVGGVTGFVSHLINNQGKLLLPRRLKTFFHFGFLTDIFTGSLAALLGLVLFDVTTIKEIIKVAIVTAISGQTFLLHQALGGEQAKNTQIGKADEKIQEIDKLLRR; from the coding sequence ATGGAGATGTATCAATGGCTAACTGCTGTTCTTGTTGGTGGCGTTACTGGTTTCGTTTCCCATCTGATCAATAACCAAGGCAAGTTATTGCTTCCACGCCGTTTAAAAACTTTTTTTCACTTCGGATTTTTAACTGATATATTTACTGGCAGTCTCGCAGCACTTCTTGGACTCGTTTTATTTGATGTCACTACAATAAAGGAAATTATAAAAGTGGCTATTGTAACTGCTATTTCAGGCCAAACGTTTTTACTTCATCAAGCACTTGGTGGTGAGCAGGCTAAAAATACGCAAATTGGGAAAGCTGATGAGAAAATTCAAGAAATTGACAAATTATTGCGACGTTAA
- a CDS encoding DinB family protein, with protein MDIDYRIRSVEGYTRSMGELLSMLEHTRAVTLQEINDLTLEQLDFIMLTGGNSIGALLKHIAAIEKVHQLISFQNRDFTKEELEVWEDALYLGEAGKGIRGYNIQYYVQLLHKVREESLKYLREKDDIWLMSEKTWPNGVAYNQYYLWFHVLEDEMSHRGQIRMIKNKISESCVK; from the coding sequence ATGGATATCGATTATCGAATAAGAAGTGTAGAGGGTTATACAAGGAGTATGGGAGAACTTTTGAGTATGCTGGAACATACGAGAGCGGTTACGTTACAGGAAATAAATGATTTAACATTGGAGCAACTAGATTTTATTATGCTAACTGGTGGGAATTCAATCGGTGCTTTACTAAAGCATATTGCGGCTATAGAAAAGGTTCATCAGCTTATTTCTTTTCAAAATCGTGATTTCACGAAAGAAGAATTAGAAGTATGGGAAGATGCACTGTATTTAGGTGAAGCGGGGAAAGGTATTCGTGGTTATAACATACAGTATTATGTACAACTTTTACATAAAGTTCGAGAAGAATCACTAAAGTACTTGAGAGAAAAAGATGATATATGGCTAATGTCAGAAAAAACATGGCCGAATGGTGTAGCGTATAATCAATATTACTTATGGTTCCATGTGTTAGAAGATGAAATGAGTCATCGAGGACAAATTAGAATGATAAAAAATAAAATATCTGAAAGTTGCGTTAAATAA